In the Campylobacter lari genome, CTATTGGAAGTGATAGTGTGATTTCAGCTGCTTCATTCCAAGAAACAACAAAAGTTTTAACAGAAGCAAGTATTGCAGGTAAATTTGACTATCTTGAAGATCTAAAAGAAAATGTAATCTTAGGTCGTATGATTCCTGTTGGTACGGGTCTTTATGGAGATCAAAATTTAAAGCTTAAGCAACAAAATTAATTTTCAATCCTAGCAATTTTGCTAGGATTTTTTAAAGTATTTTATGTTTAAATAATTGATTTAGAACAATATAAAAGAAAAGAACATTTTAACTTTTATACTCAAAATATCCCTTGCTCGTTTGAAATTACTGTCAAATTAGATATTAGTTCTTTTTGTTATTTTATTAAAAACAATAATTATGAATTCTATCCTTGTTTTATCCACACTATTAGTAAAAGTATAAATTCTTTTGATAATTTTAAATTTAGTTTAGATCAAAACAAACAACTAATATGTTATGATATTATCCATCCTTCTTATACTATTTTTCATAAGGACTCTAAAACTTTTTCTGTTCTTTGGACTTTCTATAAAGAAAATTTAAATGATTTTTTATCTTTATATGAAGAGGATAAACAATTATTAAAAAGCAATAAAAGTATGTTTTTAAAAGAACCTATAGATAATTTTTTTAATATTTTTACTATTCCTTGGATAACTTTTAAGAGTTTTTCTTTATGCTTGCCAAAAAAGAGCAAAATTTCTTTCCTAGATTATAGCAAGTGGAAAGATTATAAAAGAAAATAAAAAATTCTCATTCCTTTTAGTATTAATGTTAATCATGCCACCAATGATGCTTATCACGTTTATTTGTTTTTAGAAAAACTCCAAGAAAACCTTAATAGTTTATAATTTTATAAGTAAAATTTAGATATTATCCAAAGTTTATTATTTTATTAATGAAAGGAATTACTGTGCCAACCATAAATCAATTGGTTAGAAAAGAGCGCAAAAAAGTTTTAGAAAAATCTAAATCACCAGCGCTTAAAAATTGCCCACAAAGAAGGGGAGTTTGTACTAGGGTTTATACAACAACTCCTAAAAAACCAAACTCAGCGTTAAGAAAAGTTGCCAAAGTAAGACTTACAAGTGGCTTTGAAGTTATTAGTTATATCGGTGGTGAAGGTCACAACCTACAAGAACACAGCATTGTTTTAGTGCGTGGTGGTAGGGTAAAAGACTTACCAGGTGTTAAGTATCACATTGTTCGTGGTGCCTTAGATACTGCAGGTGTTGCAAAAAGAACTGTTTCTCGTTCTAAATATGGTGCAAAACGCCCTAAAGCAGTAGCTAAGTAATAAGATTGCAGACAAATCCGTTAGATTTGATTTTGTTTGAGTAAAATTATAAATTTGAAGGAAAATTATGAGAAGAAGAAAAGCTCCGGTAAGAGAAGTCTTGCCAGATCCGATTTATGGAAACAAAGTAATCACAAAATTCATTAATTCTTTAATGTATGATGGTAAAAAAAGCACAGCTACTACTATTATGTATGGTGCTTTAGAAGCTATCGATAAAAAAGGTGGAGAAAAAAAAGGTATAGAAATTTTTAATGATGCTATTGAAAATATCAAGCCTTTATTAGAAGTTAAATCTCGTCGTGTTGGTGGTGCTACTTATCAAGTTCCAGTAGAAGTACGCCCAGCTAGACAACAAGCTTTAGCTATAAGATGGATTATTTCTTTTGCTAGAAAAAGAAGTGAAAGAACTATGATTGAAAAATTAGCAGCTGAATTATTAGATGCAGCTAATAGTAAAGGTGCTTCATTCAAGAAGAAAGAAGATACTTACAAAATGGCAGAAGCTAATAAAGCATTTGCTCATTATCGCTGGTAAGAGGAGTAAAGCATGTCAAGAAGTACTCCTTTAAAAAGAGTTAGAAATATAGGTATTGCAGCTCACATTGATGCTGGTAAAACAACTACTAGTGAGAGAATTCTTTTCTTTACAGGTATGAGTCATAAAATTGGTGAGGTGCATGATGGTGCAGCTACAATGGACTGGATGGAGCAAGAAAAAGAAAGAGGTATTACAATTACTTCTGCTGCTACAACTTGTTTTTGGAAAAATCACCAAATTAATCTTATAGACACTCCAGGCCACGTTGACTTTACAATCGAAGTTGAAAGATCAATGCGTGTTTTAGATGGTGCTGTTGCGGTATTTTGTTCAGTAGGTGGAGTTCAACCACAATCAGAAACTGTTTGGAGACAAGCTAATAAATATGGTGTTCCAAGAATTGTTTTTGTAAATAAAATGGACAGAATTGGTGCAAATTTCTTTAATGTTGAAGAGCAAATTAAAAATCGCTTAAAAGGCAACCCAGTTCCACTTCAAATTCCAATTGGCGCTGAAGATAATTTCAAAGGTGTAATTGATCTTATTACCATGAAAGCTTTGGTATGGGAAGATGAAAACAAGCCGACTGATTATGTAGAAAAAGAAATTCCAACTGAGCTTAAAGAAAAAGCTGAAGAATATCGTACAAAAATGATAGAAGCGGTTTCTGAAACAAGCGATGAGTTAATGGAAAAATATCTAGGCGGTGAAGAACTTACTCAAGAAGAAATCAAAGCAGGTATTAAAGCAGGATGTTTAAGTCTTTCTATGGTTCCTATGCTTTGTGGTACAGCTTTTAAAAATAAAGGTGTTCAACCATTGCTTGATGCTGTTGTTGCTTATTTACCAGCTCCTGATGAAGTTGCTAATATCAAAGGTGAATATGAAGATGGTACAGAAGTTTCTGTAAAATCAACTGATGATGGTGAATTTGCAGGTCTTGCATTTAAAATTATGACCGACCCTTTTGTTGGACAATTAACTTTCGTTCGTGTATATAGAGGAAGTTTAGAAAGCGGTTCTTATGCATACAACTCAACAAAAGATAAAAAAGAAAGAATTGGCCGTCTTTTGAAAATGCACTCTAATAAAAGAGAAGAGATTAAAACTTTATACGCAGGAGAAATCGGAGCGGTTGTTGGTCTTAAAGATACACTAACCGGTGATACTTTAGCAAGTGAAAAAGATAAAGTTATTTTAGAGAGAATGGATTTCCCAGATCCTGTTATTTCAGTTGCTGTTGAGCCTAAAACAAAAGCAGATCAAGAAAAAATGTCTATTGCTTTAAATAAATTAGCTCAAGAAGATCCAAGCTTTAGAGTTTCTACAGATGAAGAAAGCGGTCAAACTATCATCTCAGGTATGGGTGAACTTCACTTAGAAATTATCGTTGATAGAATGCTTCGTGAGTTTAAAGTTGAAGCAGAAGTTGGTCAACCTCAAGTTGCTTACCGTGAAACTATTAGAAAAACAGTTGAGCAAGAATACAAATACGCTAAACAATCAGGTGGTCGTGGTCAGTATGGTCATGTATTCTTAAGACTTGAGCCACTTGAGCCAGGTAGTGGTTATGAGTTTGTAAATGATATCAAAGGTGGCGTAATTCCAAAAGAATATATTCCAGCAGTTGATAAAGGTGTTCAAGAAGCATTGCAAAACGGTGTTTTAGCAGGATATCCTGTTGAAGATGTTAAAGTAACTGTTTATGACGGAAGTTACCACGAAGTGGATTCTTCTGAAATGGCATTTAAACTTGCAGCTTCTATGGGCTTTAAAGAAGGTGCTAGAAAAGCAGGTGCGGTAATCTTAGAACCTATGATGAAAGTTGAAGTTGAAACTCCAGAAGAATACATGGGTGATGTTATTGGTGATTTAAATAAACGCCGTGGTCAAGTAAATTCAATGGATGAAAGAGGTGGTAATAAAATTATTACAGCATTTTGTCCTTTGGCTGAAATGTTTGGTTATTCAACTGATCTTAGAAGTCAAACTCAAGGTCGTGCTACTTACTCTATGGAATTTGATCACTATGATGAAGTTCCAAAAAATGTTTCTGAAGAAATTATCAAGAAAAGAAACGGCTAAATTTATCAAGATGAGCTTATTGCTCATCTTGAATTATTTATGTCCTTTTGAATTAATTAAATTAATTACTCATTCATTAATTTCATATGCTTTTTCAAAACCTTTAACATATCTTCCATTTTTCAGTATAAGTTGAAATAAATGAAAATGTTGTGTACTCTTAATAACTTGGATTATTTTTTATTGTTTTTATTTTCATAAGCATTTAATACTTGCTCAAAGAGTTGATTATCTCTTGTTATTTCTATACATTCTATTCTAAATTTAAGTCTTTTTCTTGCAAAGATTGACATGCAATCTTTTTCATCTTCTATAAACATAATTTCTATGTTTTTATTGTTGCACTTAATTCCTTCAAAATACTCAGCAAATTTCACTAATATAAATATAAAAGTCATATAATGGGTACATATGAGCTACTGTTTGATTATTTAAATTTAAAGAAGATATCACAATGCTTTTGCATTCTTGTATAAATTGATTAATTTTATCTTGTAATTGTATATATTTTCCTTGTGGTTAGAATCAATAAGATTGCGAGGGTTGTATGAGAGTAAAAAGAAGAGTTTATCACTCTTCTTCATCAGTATTTTTGCGTACAACTTTAATACGTTCTATACTATTGCCATCCATCTTTTTGACTTCATAGTAGCAGAATTCATCTTCTATTCTATCTCCAACCACCGGTAAGCGTCCTAAGAGATTGAAAACATATCCACCTATAGTGACTTGTTCTAGTTCTTCATTAAAGCGTATATCAAGCATTTCTTCTACTTCACTAATTTCATATCTTCCTTGAAATTCATAAATGTTTTCTGCAAGTTTTTTAAAATGTGGACTAGAATCATCATGTTCATCGTTAATATCTCCAACGATTTCCTCCATAATATCTTCCATGGTTAAAAGACCGGCTGTACCACCATATTCATCTACTACTAATGCTGTGTGTACTTGTTCTTTATTCATCATGAAAAGAACTTTGGATATGCTGATATTTTCTGGAACTAAGATCATTTTGATTAAAAAATCATCTAAATTTTTCTTATCTTTGCTAAGTTCATTTTGCATGATGTCTCTAATGTGTACCATACCCAAAATGATATCTTTAGAACCATCTATATATGGAAAGCGTGTATGTTTGTATTGACAAACTATTTGCATATTTTCTTCATAGCTTTTTTGTTTGTTAAGACATATCATATCTTTTCTAGGTGTCATGATTTCTTTTGCTACTGTATCTGAAAAATCAACAGCATTGCGTATGATTTCAGTTTCAAACTCATCCAGTATTCCACCTTTTTGGCTTTCACTTGCAATAAATTTAATCTCTTCTTCAGAGTGGCTTAATTCATGTTCTTTAGCAGGTTTAATACCTATAACTTTTAAAGAAATTGCAGCTAAAAAGTCAAATGTTTTGATAAAAGGTAAGAAAAGCAACCAAAATAAATGCAATGGTCTTGCAATCCATAAAACAGCTCTATCTGCAATAGCGATAGCAACACTTTTTGGAACTAACTCACCTAATACAACATGCAATAATGTGATAATAGCAAAAGCAATAATAAATGCTATGGTGTGAATTAATGCCGGAGCTAAGCCTAAATTTGCCAAAGGAACTTCAAGAATTTTAGCAATAGCAGGTTCACCTATCCAACCAAGAGCAAGAGAGCTTAGCGTAATACCAAGTTGGCAAGCACTTAAATAAGTATCTAGTTTTGAAGTTACCTCTAAAGCTTTTTTTGCATTACGTTTTTTTTCTTTTACCATTTCTTCAAGTTTTGATCTACGTACTTTAACAATAGCAAATTCAGATAAAACAAAAAATCCATTTAAAAGCACTAAAGCTAATGCAACAAGAATCATAAAAGTAGAATAGCCTACATCAATTGAGGCAACAGCGGGTAATGTTTGATTTAAGTCTAAAGATTGACTGGGGTCCAAAAAAACTCCTTTAATAAAATTTTTGCAAAATTATATCAAATCAAAACTATAAAATTAGCTTAAAATAAATGATATATTTTAAATTAATTTAATGTTTTCTGTATTCAATATTTTTTTCAAATTCATCTAAACGTTTATAAATGCTGCGCAATTGCGTGATAGTTGTCCAGTTGGTGATGAAAATACTAAATGAAGATCTAACTTGATCAAAAGCATTGCCAACTTGTATGATAATTCCAAGTTGTATAAGTCCTAAAAACAAGCTTGGAGCCATGATTAAAAAAGGCACTATAACCATGATTTGCTCAAATAGATAAAGCCATATATTAAAATATCCATAATGCAAAAATAATCTTTTATAATTGATTTTAAGTCCGGTAAATAAACTTAAAATACTTTCATCGCTCGCATAATTTTTTCTATCATCTTCAGCAAAAACAAGTTCTTTTCTAAAAGCAGCTTCAGCTTTTTGATTGTTATATTCAAGTCCGGGTAATTTAATGCCAACAAACCATGATATAACAAGACCTCCTAAAGAAACCAAAAATGCAATCCATACTAAAGAGCCATTAATGTCTTTTAAGATAGGTAAATTAACATGCGCGCTTAACATCCACAAAATTGGCACAAAAGCAATTAAAGTCATAATTGCCTTAACAAAAGCCAATCCTAAGCTTTCTATGATTTTTGAAAAATTATAAATATCTTCTTGAATTCTTTGTGAGCTACCTTCTATATTGTCATCTTTTTTTTGCCAAAATTTAATATAATCAAAAGTCATAGCCTCACGCCATTTAAAGGCATAAATACTTCCAAAATATTGTGTGATAGTAGCGATTAATACATAAGGCAATGCTAAATATAAAAATTGCTTAATAAAATGATAAAAGTCATCTATGCTGTGATTTTTTGCATCTTGTAAAACATCATAAAATTCTTTATACCATTCATTTATTGCAACATTAATGGAAGTTTGAGCGAGTAAAGAAGCTAGCAAAAAAAACAAACCCAAATAAGCCCACAATGCCCATTTTTTTGAATAAAAAAAAGATTTAAACATTTAAATCTCTTTTAACATTTTTTCATAGTGTTTTATTGTATGTTTTTTTGCTTTAAAAATTATGCTAAAAATCACAATAAAACAACTCGCAACTAAAAATCCAGGGATGATTTCATAAATTGCTATAAAATTTGAGCCAAAATGTTTATAAAATATAACAGTTAAAGCTCCGCTAACCATTCCAGCTATAGCACCTTCTTTGCTCATATTTTTATAAAATAAAGAAAATAAAATAACACTTCCAAAACTAGCACCAAAACCAGCCCAAGCGTAAGAAACTATACTTAAAATTTGACTTTGAGTATCAAGTGAAAGTATAAAAGCTACACATGCAACAGCTAAAACACCTAGACGTGATAATAAAGTAATATTTTTATCATTTGTTTTTCTTTTTAAGATTTGTGTATAAAAATCTTGCACCAAGCTAGAAGCGCATACTAGTAGTTGAGAACTCGCAGTACTCATTATAGCTGCTAAAATTGCACTGAGTAAAATTCCTGCAACCCAAGGATTAAAAAGCACTTGAGACATTACAATAAATATTCTTTCAGGGTCATTTAAAGTAAGATTAAATTTGGCTATATAAGCAATACCTAAAAATCCTATCATAGCAGCACCAAATAAAGAAATTACCATCCAAGTTATACCTATAAAAGTTGCAGTAGGAATTTCTTTTACATTTTTTATAGAAATAAAGCGGATTAAAATGTGAGGTTGGCCAAAATAACCAAGCCCCCATGCTAGGGTCGATACCACGACTAGCCAACCACCACCGTCTAAACCAAAGGCTTGCGGTTTTACATCATTTATAGTAGAAAAGGCTTCACCAAAGCCACCAAGTTCAAAAATCATCACAAAAGGAATGA is a window encoding:
- a CDS encoding CatA-like O-acetyltransferase, giving the protein MDLEQYKRKEHFNFYTQNIPCSFEITVKLDISSFCYFIKNNNYEFYPCFIHTISKSINSFDNFKFSLDQNKQLICYDIIHPSYTIFHKDSKTFSVLWTFYKENLNDFLSLYEEDKQLLKSNKSMFLKEPIDNFFNIFTIPWITFKSFSLCLPKKSKISFLDYSKWKDYKRK
- the rpsL gene encoding 30S ribosomal protein S12; this encodes MPTINQLVRKERKKVLEKSKSPALKNCPQRRGVCTRVYTTTPKKPNSALRKVAKVRLTSGFEVISYIGGEGHNLQEHSIVLVRGGRVKDLPGVKYHIVRGALDTAGVAKRTVSRSKYGAKRPKAVAK
- the rpsG gene encoding 30S ribosomal protein S7 codes for the protein MRRRKAPVREVLPDPIYGNKVITKFINSLMYDGKKSTATTIMYGALEAIDKKGGEKKGIEIFNDAIENIKPLLEVKSRRVGGATYQVPVEVRPARQQALAIRWIISFARKRSERTMIEKLAAELLDAANSKGASFKKKEDTYKMAEANKAFAHYRW
- the fusA gene encoding elongation factor G, with the translated sequence MSRSTPLKRVRNIGIAAHIDAGKTTTSERILFFTGMSHKIGEVHDGAATMDWMEQEKERGITITSAATTCFWKNHQINLIDTPGHVDFTIEVERSMRVLDGAVAVFCSVGGVQPQSETVWRQANKYGVPRIVFVNKMDRIGANFFNVEEQIKNRLKGNPVPLQIPIGAEDNFKGVIDLITMKALVWEDENKPTDYVEKEIPTELKEKAEEYRTKMIEAVSETSDELMEKYLGGEELTQEEIKAGIKAGCLSLSMVPMLCGTAFKNKGVQPLLDAVVAYLPAPDEVANIKGEYEDGTEVSVKSTDDGEFAGLAFKIMTDPFVGQLTFVRVYRGSLESGSYAYNSTKDKKERIGRLLKMHSNKREEIKTLYAGEIGAVVGLKDTLTGDTLASEKDKVILERMDFPDPVISVAVEPKTKADQEKMSIALNKLAQEDPSFRVSTDEESGQTIISGMGELHLEIIVDRMLREFKVEAEVGQPQVAYRETIRKTVEQEYKYAKQSGGRGQYGHVFLRLEPLEPGSGYEFVNDIKGGVIPKEYIPAVDKGVQEALQNGVLAGYPVEDVKVTVYDGSYHEVDSSEMAFKLAASMGFKEGARKAGAVILEPMMKVEVETPEEYMGDVIGDLNKRRGQVNSMDERGGNKIITAFCPLAEMFGYSTDLRSQTQGRATYSMEFDHYDEVPKNVSEEIIKKRNG
- a CDS encoding hemolysin family protein encodes the protein MDPSQSLDLNQTLPAVASIDVGYSTFMILVALALVLLNGFFVLSEFAIVKVRRSKLEEMVKEKKRNAKKALEVTSKLDTYLSACQLGITLSSLALGWIGEPAIAKILEVPLANLGLAPALIHTIAFIIAFAIITLLHVVLGELVPKSVAIAIADRAVLWIARPLHLFWLLFLPFIKTFDFLAAISLKVIGIKPAKEHELSHSEEEIKFIASESQKGGILDEFETEIIRNAVDFSDTVAKEIMTPRKDMICLNKQKSYEENMQIVCQYKHTRFPYIDGSKDIILGMVHIRDIMQNELSKDKKNLDDFLIKMILVPENISISKVLFMMNKEQVHTALVVDEYGGTAGLLTMEDIMEEIVGDINDEHDDSSPHFKKLAENIYEFQGRYEISEVEEMLDIRFNEELEQVTIGGYVFNLLGRLPVVGDRIEDEFCYYEVKKMDGNSIERIKVVRKNTDEEE
- a CDS encoding putative transporter, which translates into the protein MFKSFFYSKKWALWAYLGLFFLLASLLAQTSINVAINEWYKEFYDVLQDAKNHSIDDFYHFIKQFLYLALPYVLIATITQYFGSIYAFKWREAMTFDYIKFWQKKDDNIEGSSQRIQEDIYNFSKIIESLGLAFVKAIMTLIAFVPILWMLSAHVNLPILKDINGSLVWIAFLVSLGGLVISWFVGIKLPGLEYNNQKAEAAFRKELVFAEDDRKNYASDESILSLFTGLKINYKRLFLHYGYFNIWLYLFEQIMVIVPFLIMAPSLFLGLIQLGIIIQVGNAFDQVRSSFSIFITNWTTITQLRSIYKRLDEFEKNIEYRKH
- the putP gene encoding sodium/proline symporter PutP, with the protein product MNLQSVELSYPIIITFITYAFLMLFIGFYFYKKNQNSKDYFVGNASMGPVISALSAGASDMSSWLLMAFPGALYAAGLGQIYIAIGLSFGMFLNWTFVAKRLKIFSQIAKECITIPDFFESRFHDDKHILRSICAIVILVFFTIYISAGLVSGAKLFESVFNLPYIFALSIGFLVIVLYTFLGGYKAVCWTDMIQGLLMMSSLIIIPFVMIFELGGFGEAFSTINDVKPQAFGLDGGGWLVVVSTLAWGLGYFGQPHILIRFISIKNVKEIPTATFIGITWMVISLFGAAMIGFLGIAYIAKFNLTLNDPERIFIVMSQVLFNPWVAGILLSAILAAIMSTASSQLLVCASSLVQDFYTQILKRKTNDKNITLLSRLGVLAVACVAFILSLDTQSQILSIVSYAWAGFGASFGSVILFSLFYKNMSKEGAIAGMVSGALTVIFYKHFGSNFIAIYEIIPGFLVASCFIVIFSIIFKAKKHTIKHYEKMLKEI